In Candidatus Methylomirabilota bacterium, the genomic stretch GGCGGCCGTCTTGCCCATGATGGGCTGGGGGACGAACACCTGCCGGAGCCCCGGCATCCCGTTCACGGCAGAGACTGAACGTACGACCTTGTCGAACTTATCCGTGTGCAGGGCGACGACGGGGACTCCGTACGTCGCTTCGATCGTCATCGCGTGCGCGGCGACCGCCGGCGCGCAGGTGCTTCAGTGGCCGACGCCGAGGATGGCGGCGTGCGCCTTCGCCTTGATCTCCTCCCAGGTCGTCGGGTCGTCGTGCAGGTACACGCTCGAGATCGGCTTGAAGACCGTGCGCACACCCGGCATGTGCGCTCCGAACCACGCCTGCATCTGCTTGAGGAAGACGTCGGAATCGTCGAAGCGACAGTCCACCAGGTAGACGGTCTTGCCCTCGAGCGTGTCCAGCCGGGGCGCCAACGCCTTGCGCGTCACCTTCGGGGCGAAGCCGACCGGGTTCAGGGCCGTGATCATCGTCGCGCCGCTCATGCCGTGGGTCCCTCGCCGGCGACGGTGGTTCGGTGCATGACGCGCGCGTAGCGCTTGGCGTCCCAGAGACGGCCGCGGTGGAGCAGGCAGCGGTTGTCCCAGATGACGAGGTCGTGCTGGCGCCACGCGTGCTGGTACACGCGCTCAGGGCGCGTGGCCACGTCGAGCAGCTCCTTCAACAGCGCGCGCCCCTCTTCCACTGGGATACCCTCGATGTGCGAGGCGTGCGCGCCGATGTAGACGGTCTTCTTACCGTTGAGAGGATTGGCGCGGACGAGGGCCTGGCGCACGGGCGGCAGGGCCTGCTGGACGTCGGGACCGAGCAGCGTCGGGTCGAGCAGCCCGCGCGAGTACGCGAAGGAGTGGATGGCGACCTTGCCCTCGAGCCGGCTCTGCATCTCGGGGGCAAGCGCCTCCCAGGCGACGCGGCAGGAGACGAACTCCGTCTCGCCGCCCTCGGGCGGCACCTGGCGGCCGGAGAGGAGCGACGCCTGGGCCGGTACCTGCTTGAAGGACGAGTCGGTGTGCCACATCTGGTTGCCGCTCTGGTAGACCATGCGGCGGTCCGTCCAGTCCATGAGCTTGCCGTCCTCGTCCACGTTGGCCAGCTCGACGAGGTTCGGGTGCAGGCGGTCTTCCTTGCCCAGCGTCTTGACGGTCGTCTCGAGCGGGCCGAAGCGCAGGCTGAAGCGCATCTGCTCGGGGTCCGTCAGCGGCTGGCCGTGGAAGACCAGCAGGGAATGCTCGTTGAAGGCCTCCCAGATGTGCGCCCACGTGCCGTCATCGAGCGGCTGGCGGAGTTCCACGCCCGACAGCTCGACGCCGAAGCTGGGGTGGAGCCTGCGCATCTGGAGCGTGCCGGTCGATGTCGTCATCGAGTCCTCCCTAGGCCGCGATTCTACCGTCAAAGTAGGGGGAAGGCGGAGAGCGCGCCGGGCTCGGTGACGGACCGCGCCTCGTGGAGATACGAGGCGTCGAGCTGGCCGTAGCCCGTCACGCCGAGGAGCGCCAGACAGATCCGTATCTCCTCCTCGAGGATCTCGAGCGCGCGTTCGAGCCCGGCCTGTCCCGCGGCCGCCAGGCCCAGGCACTGGAGCCTGCCGAGCCCCACGCACTGCGCGCCGAGCGTGATCGCCTTGACCACGTCGGTGCCGCGCATGAAGCCGCCGTCCACCATGACGGCGGCGCGGCCCGCGACGGCCGCCACCACCTCGGGAAGCGCGTCGAGCGAGCCCCGGCCGTGGTCGAGCTGGCGGCCGCCGTGGTTGGATACGTAGACAACCTCCACGCCGTGCTCGCAGGCCAGCGCCGCGTCCTCGCCGGTGGCGATGCCTTTCAGGATCAGCGGCACGTCGTGCGTGTCCTTGAAGCGCTTGACCTGGTCCCAGGAGAGCGCGGCCTGGTACTCCATGCCCGTCGCCTTGACGCGCCACGGCTTGACGAAGCGCTTGTCGAGGTCGCGCTCGCGCCGGCTGTAGGTCGCCGAGTCCACCGTCATGCAGAAGGCGTGGTAGCCGTGGTCCAGCGCGCGCTTGACGTGGTCGTCCACGAAGGCGTCGTCGCCGCGCACGTAGAGCTGGAAGATGCGGTAGTTGTCGGCCGCCGCCG encodes the following:
- a CDS encoding TauD/TfdA family dioxygenase, with translation MTTSTGTLQMRRLHPSFGVELSGVELRQPLDDGTWAHIWEAFNEHSLLVFHGQPLTDPEQMRFSLRFGPLETTVKTLGKEDRLHPNLVELANVDEDGKLMDWTDRRMVYQSGNQMWHTDSSFKQVPAQASLLSGRQVPPEGGETEFVSCRVAWEALAPEMQSRLEGKVAIHSFAYSRGLLDPTLLGPDVQQALPPVRQALVRANPLNGKKTVYIGAHASHIEGIPVEEGRALLKELLDVATRPERVYQHAWRQHDLVIWDNRCLLHRGRLWDAKRYARVMHRTTVAGEGPTA
- a CDS encoding alpha-hydroxy acid oxidase, with the protein product TTVKRNRAAIDSLAWRPRVLRDVSKVDPSSTFLGRPVRIPVMLAPVGSVESFAPGGGATAGKASGAFGVPHMLSSACNPGLEATAAAADNYRIFQLYVRGDDAFVDDHVKRALDHGYHAFCMTVDSATYSRRERDLDKRFVKPWRVKATGMEYQAALSWDQVKRFKDTHDVPLILKGIATGEDAALACEHGVEVVYVSNHGGRQLDHGRGSLDALPEVVAAVAGRAAVMVDGGFMRGTDVVKAITLGAQCVGLGRLQCLGLAAAGQAGLERALEILEEEIRICLALLGVTGYGQLDASYLHEARSVTEPGALSAFPLL